Genomic DNA from Gimesia aquarii:
ACAGTGATGCACCATTGACCGATGTTAGTACTCCGGATGAATCATTCAAAACGATCGGTCTGGAAGAAAAACAACCTGTTACTGACACATCAACTACCAATCTAAAATTCAACAGTACAGAAACAGTGGCTCCTGCTGAAAAACCTGATAATACGGTTCCGATATTTCCCAATACAAGTGGATCAGATTTTGTCACAACACAAAACCAAAAGAAATATGAAGATGCCGCAGCGGCTCCTCAGTCTGATGACCTGCTGCTTTCAACTGAAGACCTGGAAGATGAAGTACCACACTTGTTAAAAAAAATATCGGGCATCAAACCATTCTTTGATTATGAGCCAGATCCTCAAATTGCCGAAAAAGAGCCGTGTCGAAACCTCTGTCCCCGACCTGATGGGAAACCCTGTAAAATCAATGAAAACGGGGGAGAAACCATTCTGGATTGTCCCCGAGAATTTGAATTAAGTCGCGAACCTTATCAGGGACGCAATTTCTCAGAAAGTATTTATACCTGGGAAGCTTCCAACCTCAACTACAACCCACTCTATTTTGAAGATCCTAACCTGGAGCGATACGGTCTTTCACGAAAAGATTTGGTCCAGCCTTTTGTATCCATGGGACGGTTCACAGGTCAATTACTCGCACTACCATACAAAATGAGTATCGATCCGATTCGTAAAAAGATTTATCCTTTGGGATACTATCGTCCGGGTGAATACACTCCCAAACGGATCAACGGAATTCCCTGGAATACTAAAGCTGCCATTACTCAAGGACTTACAGCAACTGGTCTTGTTTTCCTTCTGCCATAAATTAACGGTGGTTGCTCAGGCATACTAATTTCGATATTCTCTAAACACACCTTGAACTAGTTGGCCAAGGTGTGTTTTGTTTTTGAATCCACTGCTAGTTTTGAGCGACAGAGGGAGTAAACTCTGAATTATGACTAATGACCCTGTCAACAATGTCTCTTCTGCTTCCCGGGCATTAGCCAATGATATTATTCAACGCGTTGCCAAACTGGTCAGCGATGCGGAGGCAGAAACCAAGCCTCTTGAGCTTGATCCCTACCGAAGTCAATTGTTTGAGTTATTTGTTATGGCTGATGCTGCTGGGTTTGTTTCTGAAGAAGCCGAGATTGATCTTACTGCTGACAATCTCTGTCGAGAACTGGCAAAACATTGGGGATTGACAGCAGCCACACAAGACGCGATGGAAGCACAATCAAAACTCCCACCGGAACATGTCAACAAAATGCGTACACTCTGGTCGGTATTGAGACTCTGGATGGAATGGGACTATGCCTGGAAACGTTGGGAAGAGTTTCATACTGGTGATACACGTCAATAGGCAATCGTCTTTTGATTTATCAGGGAATATGCGTCGCTATAATTTCTCAAACAAAACGGGGTTGACTTATCCGGGAATTCTGAAAACTCGTTTTGGCCAATAAATTTCAGTATTGATTTTGCGATTGACTCTCAGCTGCGCCTGCTTAAATTGCGTGATCTGCGTCGCGCGCGCGAGAGAAAGAATTTATTAGTTTACCCTTTTCTCCCAGTGATTAATTTTTAGTTATAACCTCACTTGTTTTTGTGAATTTTGTAGTGCTTACAGCTAACCTGTTCCTGGTTCACAGTCTCGTTTTCGTTGTTATCAAACGTGTTCATGACATATTCACTGCTTTTCATCCGCCTATCGACTCGTATCAATTCGCATTCGTGCATTATTCAAAAAGAGTGTAATCTGGCAAACCGCCTATAATTATTTATGAACGGAACGAGTTATGCCAGAATTGTTCGATTTGTTGGCTAGCTTGCTCTTCGGTAAAAAGTTCCAATGCGCGCTGTCGCCCAGCGAATGCCAGATTCTTTAATAGATCCTGATCGTTCAAGCTCTGTTCAACGGCCTTTGCTAATTGTATCGGGTCGTTTGCTGCAACGAGTAGTGCAGAATTTTCATGCTGCACAATCTCTCTGGTTCCACCAACATCAGTCGTCACGATTGGTAACCCACTGGCAAGAGCTTCCAGCAAGACTCTGCCCAGAGGTTCCTGTTTGGCCGGATGGATCAACAAATCGGCTTCGTTCATTAATCGATCAATATCTTCCCGGTATCCCAGGCGATGCAGGCGGCCTTGTAAAATTGGGGTTTCGAATGCCGTACTGACTGCTTGATCGAAGTCGATACTCTCCTGTTTTTGAGAGTGCCTCTCTCCGATTAACAGAAAATGTAAGTTTTGGTGTCCCCGCTCTGCCAGAATGGTGGCTGCTCGTGCCAAAATATCCTGGCCCTTGCGTAAGCCGATTTGGCCAATGGTCAAGCAGAGTCGATCATCATTTTTCAGTCCTAGTTCCTGTTTGAGAATTCCCGTTGCAGGACGTGGTTGAAAGCGATTTGTATTCACACCGTTATAGCAGACCGTTACTTTTTCCGGCTGAAGGCCCTGGGCAATATGAAATTTCTTTGTTGCCTCGGATACCGCGACTAAACATTGATTCTGGTTCAAATCCCGTATCGCCGCTTTGCTGAGCTTGATGATATCGCGTAAGTGTCCTGAACAGGGAACAGGAATCTGTTCAGTCAGCGCACCTGTAAGCCGCGACATGGAAAGACTGTTGGCATGCAGCAAATCAAAAGTATCTGATTTCAAAATTGGTACAATTTGTAAGGCCAACTCTTCACGCGACAGACGCTGCCCTCGTTCATTATGAAATGAAATGGGATGATGTTCTATGTTTAACTGCGCAAGCTGTGAATGTAACAAGCCGTCTGCCGGGCAGAACGCACTGAATTCAAATGAACGTTGATGCAGCTGAGAAAGTACGGCGAGCATAGAGTGTTCGCCCCCATTCAATGAACCAAACTCAAATAAGAGAGCTATGCGTTTCACGTCTCAAACAGCTTTGGTTTGTTGATCTAGTTTCGCTCGTAACACAGCTTCTTTGGTTTTTCTCAGGCCTGTCTGGGCGACGACGAGGGGATCTTGCTGCCAGTATTCCTTGTTGAATAATTCCAGCGACAAAACACCACGAAACCCGGCTTGATGCATGGAACGGAAAATTTCCGACAAGGGAGCCACTCCATCACCAGGGTAAACACGGTGCGAATCGTTCATAGTTTCACGAGGAGGATTGGCGGGATAATCATTTACATGAAAGACCTGCACGGCCGATCCACTCAATAAACCCAGGCCAGCAAAATCAGAGCCTCCCTTAAAAATGTGGTAGACATCAGGTAATAAACAGGCTTTGGGATGTCCACTTTCGATGGCGACAAACATCGATTCTCCCAGCCGCGAGAGTGATTTTGAAAATCCCCAGACCTCTACCTGAGGCACCACCCCCATCTGATCGCCTAGTTTCAATAAAGCGCGATATCGTTTGGCTGCTTCAAACAAATTGAGATCACTCTGCTTAGTGGCGCCGGTAGGAGGTGCCGCGATACGAATCCCACCAATTTGACGCAAGGTATCCATATCACGCTTGGCCTGTTCCAGACCTTTTTGACGTTTCTGATCATCGTCTACGATCCACTGTGCAAAACCGATGGCACTTTCGACAGTCAAGCCAGAATCTTTAATACGTTTTCGTAAGTCGGATAAGGAACCACCCTGTTGGAAATACACGTCGATATCACGCATCCAGGGTTCAATAGAATCGTAACCGGCTTTGGCTGTCAGATCGATTTGTTCAACAATTCCCAGCTTCTGACCTCGAATCGTACTGGTATTGAAACAGTAGCCAAATGGCTCGGCTGTACTACGTTTACGAGCAGGGCTCGTGGAAGCATAAGTGGTGGTAGAAAATCCGGCAGCCAGGGCAGTTCCTGTTGCCGCCAGTAATTCTCGTCGGTTGAGGTTGGTTTGCATGAAGATCATTCCGGTAGGTTGATAGCTTAGGTTTTTCTTTCTTCTAAGCTATCGCAACCTCTGACCATTTTCAACCTGTTCCCATCCCTCGGTCAAAGGCGTCCAGATCTCGCTGAAACAGGCTGAGTACCTTATGTAATGTTTCCCGGTTGATTTTCCAACTGGGATTATCAACCGTATAGCGATTACAGTGATCCACAATCAATCGGTAAAGAAACTTAAACAAATGACGCGGGACTCTCAATTGAGCAAATAAAGCAATTAATTCTTGCTCAGAAATCGAATCATCGAAAAAATCTCGAACGGATGGCTTACTACTTTGATCCGTAGCACACGCCCGTACGCGATCACAGGCGACGTCGAAAAGAGATTCCCCGGTCCAATCCAAAGATGTGACCAGATTCTGTTTATCAAGGCGCGAGCGTTCATAAAATTCCTTTTCCTCGCGCTGTAGATAATAAACCACATCGGAGGGTAACAGGAGTTTGAAAGCCACACCCAGATGTTTTAATAATTTGTTGTCAAACATCGGCCAAAGCAGGTCTCGCATTCGTTCAGCAGAACCATTCACAAGTTGAGGTTCATCCACACGGTCAACCAAAATAATGATGTTAGCAAAACCCAACTTTTTGAGGATTGTCTGGAATTTTGTCAGCAGTTCATAACGATCATCGCTCCGATCACGGTAGGGTATGGGTTGCCCCGCGAGTTCTCTGCGTTCAATACGTGAGAGAATTTTTCTTAAAGCATTCGGCAGATGATCAAATACTCGAACTTCACGCGTGACGCGCCACGCTTTCCACAACAAAGTGGTTTGTCTCCATAACCAAGGTGCCCAACCCGCAAACATGATCAGCCAGATCCACCATTGCCCGAAATCTTTCCAATTACCCAGATAGAACACGAGACCAACAGTGGTGAGAGTTACTAAGAATCCGAGGCCACGTTCCCATTCGGTCTTCCAATAACGGAATTTCAGCCTTCGTCTCAAACGATTCCAACGCTGTACCGCTGGCATATCCAGACTATTGTCATAAAAGGCTGCCAGTAATAACAGGTCTCGTTTTTCTAAATGAGATAACTGTGAACTCTGTGCTTTGGAAACGGAATTGATATTATCTTTTTCTGAATCTTTGGGAGCGATCATCTGGCCAATTAATTGTGTGGTCCCCAGAGAAAGAATGGCATCCATATGATCCCACATTCGCCAATATGAGAGTAGTCGTTCAGGACGTCGTTTCCTGCCCGAATAGCGTTCCCGAAAGCAGTCCAGAAAAGGATTGAAATCATCATACTCGATGACAAACACACGGTTCTCAGGATGTTCCATATTATGTTTTTGCAGCTGTTCAATCATCTGCATTCGAATGGCGGTCTTCCCCGCTCCCTTCTCGCCAAATACCACAGATGTGGAGGGGTTGGTGGGATTGGAAAAAATTTTATCCCAGACTGGATGATGAGTTCCATTCAGGCAAAATTCCTTGAAAACGTGATCGCTTTGCGCGTCTTCCTGCCCAAATGGATTTTCTTTAATGCCGTGATGATCTAAAAACTGTTGAACTTTCATAGACTTCTTACTTATCGAGAAAATACACTAAATTCTTATTTTGAATTGACTTAGGATCAAGACTCCAAACCTGCCGGGTCTTGAAAAGCCTCGCACTTGGACCTTTTGTCAAGTTGAAGAGTCTGGGAAGACATGTTGTCTCTAAAACATAGGTCATAGATCGAGGAAATGTAAGTCTTCAGATTCCTGACGGATCAAAATATCAACTGATTTTCGGATCGTGCATCAGAGCAACTCTTGCAAGAACGACTCTGAATCAAGAGAATTCATCGCAGGATACAAAACGCATCCATTGGGAAAGCGTCTTATTAATTTTTGTGTTGAAGGTTTTGATCAAAATTGAACTGGCTTCCTCTTTTTGGTGCAGTAGCATTATTTTTAATCGGCCTGCGTCTGTCGGCACTTTTCAGTGGTTCAGAAACAGGATTCTACCGTGTCAGTTTCTTGCGCTTGAATATTGACGCGAATCATGGAGATCCGATTGCAAAACGACTCTGTTGGTTTGCACAAAATCCCAGCTATTTTGTGGCGACAACATTAATTGGGAACAATCTTGCTAACGACTTAACTACGATTGCGATCTCGCTCGGTATTGCAGAATTGTATCAGCAATCGGGAGGCGCAGCCGAAATCATCACAACAATTTTATTGACACCTGTCATCTTTATTTTTGGTGAGCTCGTTCCCAAAAACTTATATTTTCGAGCTCCCTCAATGTTATTGAAACGTTATAGCCGCTGGTTTGATTTCTTTTATCTCGCATTTTGGATGATTAGTTATCCTCTAGTTGCCATCTCTCAATTTCTGGAACGTTTCTCACCCGATCGCAATAAACCGGCACAACTGGTCTTGGGACGCAAACGGTTGGCCAAGGTTTTGGAAGAAGGCCACCTGGAAGGCCTGCTGAGTAACTCACAAAAAGAATTGACACGTGGTATGTTTTACACAGCCGCACAATCAGTGAGAAAAGTTATGATTCCACAATCCAGGATCAAAGGAGTCACCCGCACGACAGATGCGGACCAGGTGATCCATGTAGCGAAAATGAACCAACTGGCGTTCATTCCGGTTCGTGCCCGTGACAATCAGAGTGAATGGACGGCTTATATTAAATTACTCGATCTAATCACGTCACCTGCTCCCATTGTTCCCGCTGTTTATAATATGCCACGTTTGCAGGCCGAGTTTAGTATGCTTGAATCCCTTTATCTGTTGAGAAATTCCTCTTCTGCCTATGGTGCTGTTTATCAGAATGGTGTGCAAGTCGGCATTGTCAGCCAACAGGATCTCGTCAGATCACTTTATTTATCCAAGGGACCTTTAATGGCAATGTCTCCATGAAAATTCACTATCCTAACTCTTAAGAGATCGCATTTGGGGGTATTTCTGGCTGGATTGCGAGATCCTGTCTGCCAACGTACAATCAACGGCCTCTGAAATACCAGCATTCTGTAAGACACAGCGATCGTTTTCAGTGGGGACAAAGTGAACATCCTCTTCTGAACCCATCCCTATTTTTAGTGTCTATCTACAACATTGTTCATCTAAATCCTTGAGTCAAATTACCGGAATGATCATGACCCAACGTCGTATTTTAGTCACCGCCGCTTTGCCTTATGCTAACGGTGATATTCACATTGGCCATCTCGTGGAATATATCCAGACCGATATCTGGGTTCGATTCCAAAAACTGCGCGGCCACGAGTGTCGCTTTTTCTGTGCCGATGATACCCATGGAACGGCGATTATGATTCGTGCGCGGCAAGAAGGTCGCTCAGAAGAAGCATTGATTGCTGATGTGCGAGAAAAGCATGTGGCTGACTTCTCTGGATTCAATATTGAGTTTGATAACTACGGTAGCACGAACAGCGAGCAGAACCGTCGACTATGCCATGAATTCTGGTCTGCGCTTCTTGAAGCTGGCCTGGTGCATGAGAAGGAAGTCACGCAATTATTCGATGTTCAGGAAAATACGTTTTTGGCAGATCGCTTTGTGAAAGGTACTTGCCCCAAATGTAAGGCCACCGATCAATACGGAGATAACTGCGATAAATGCGGCAGTACATACACCCCTGCCGACTTGACTGATCCTATCAGCACACTTTCCAATACCACACCCGAAGTCCGAACGGCCAATCATTTGTTTGTCCGCATCGAAGATCTGCACGAATTCCTCGAAGAATGGACACAATCCGGCCAGCATCTGCAAACCGAAGTAGCCAATTATCTTAAAGGACATTTTTTGGGAGACCCGCTTCGTGATTGGGATATTTCACGACCCGAACCGTATTTCGGTTTTGAAATCCCCGACAGTCCCGGTAACTATTGGTACGTCTGGTTTGATGCGCCCATTGGTTATATCGCGTCCACACTCGAATGGTGCGAAAAAACAGGAGAAGACTTCGACCTCTGGTGGAAAAATCCGGAAACTGAAGTTCATCACTTCATTGGTAAAGACATTACCTACTTCCACACCCTCTTCTGGCCGGCCATGCTCAAAACCGCCAGCTTTAATTTGCCAGAGAAAGTTCACATTCATGGATTTCTGTCTGTGGATGGTGAGAAAATGGCCAAGTCCAAAGGGACATTTATCAAAGCAGCGACCTATTTGAATCATCTCGATCCTGCCTGCCTGCGCTACTATTATGCAACCAAGTTGGGACCCAGACTGGACGACCTCGATTTGAATCTTGAGGAATTTGTTCAGAAAGTGAATTCCGATTTAGTAGGCAAAGTTGTCAATTTGGCAAGTCGTTCCGCCAAGTTTGTTGCTAAGACCGGTTTATCCGCGACTTATCCGGATGATGGTGATCTATTCGAATATGCGGCCAGTCGCAGTGAGACGATCGCCGCCGCCTACGAAATCTGTGATTACAATGGGGCTATGAGAGAAATTCTCGCTCTGGCGGATCGTGCTAATAAATTTGTCGAAGATCAAAAACCATGGGAGTTGCGAAAAGACGAAAGTCGGCAACAGGAACTGCAGGATATTTGTACGATCGCTTTAAATCTGTTCCGCCAGATTATCATCTATTTGACTCCCGTACTTCCCAGGCTCTCCGCACAAACTAGTGAATTGTTGAATGACCCCATCACAAATTGGGGGCAGGCACAAACTCCGTTGACGGGAACTCCCGTCAATAAATTTCAACATTTGTTTAAACGTATAGAAGAAAAACAGGT
This window encodes:
- the metG gene encoding methionine--tRNA ligase — its product is MTQRRILVTAALPYANGDIHIGHLVEYIQTDIWVRFQKLRGHECRFFCADDTHGTAIMIRARQEGRSEEALIADVREKHVADFSGFNIEFDNYGSTNSEQNRRLCHEFWSALLEAGLVHEKEVTQLFDVQENTFLADRFVKGTCPKCKATDQYGDNCDKCGSTYTPADLTDPISTLSNTTPEVRTANHLFVRIEDLHEFLEEWTQSGQHLQTEVANYLKGHFLGDPLRDWDISRPEPYFGFEIPDSPGNYWYVWFDAPIGYIASTLEWCEKTGEDFDLWWKNPETEVHHFIGKDITYFHTLFWPAMLKTASFNLPEKVHIHGFLSVDGEKMAKSKGTFIKAATYLNHLDPACLRYYYATKLGPRLDDLDLNLEEFVQKVNSDLVGKVVNLASRSAKFVAKTGLSATYPDDGDLFEYAASRSETIAAAYEICDYNGAMREILALADRANKFVEDQKPWELRKDESRQQELQDICTIALNLFRQIIIYLTPVLPRLSAQTSELLNDPITNWGQAQTPLTGTPVNKFQHLFKRIEEKQVQAMTDEVKAEAEAAIQEEAASQWNDSGAALEQEPMSEECTIDDFVKVDLRVARIVSANSVPEADKLLQLTLSLGGSERRNVFAGIKSAYNPEELIGRLVICCANLKPRKMRFGISEGMVLASGPGGKDVFLLTPDEGAVPGQRVH
- a CDS encoding CNNM domain-containing protein, translating into MNWLPLFGAVALFLIGLRLSALFSGSETGFYRVSFLRLNIDANHGDPIAKRLCWFAQNPSYFVATTLIGNNLANDLTTIAISLGIAELYQQSGGAAEIITTILLTPVIFIFGELVPKNLYFRAPSMLLKRYSRWFDFFYLAFWMISYPLVAISQFLERFSPDRNKPAQLVLGRKRLAKVLEEGHLEGLLSNSQKELTRGMFYTAAQSVRKVMIPQSRIKGVTRTTDADQVIHVAKMNQLAFIPVRARDNQSEWTAYIKLLDLITSPAPIVPAVYNMPRLQAEFSMLESLYLLRNSSSAYGAVYQNGVQVGIVSQQDLVRSLYLSKGPLMAMSP
- a CDS encoding sugar phosphate isomerase/epimerase family protein codes for the protein MQTNLNRRELLAATGTALAAGFSTTTYASTSPARKRSTAEPFGYCFNTSTIRGQKLGIVEQIDLTAKAGYDSIEPWMRDIDVYFQQGGSLSDLRKRIKDSGLTVESAIGFAQWIVDDDQKRQKGLEQAKRDMDTLRQIGGIRIAAPPTGATKQSDLNLFEAAKRYRALLKLGDQMGVVPQVEVWGFSKSLSRLGESMFVAIESGHPKACLLPDVYHIFKGGSDFAGLGLLSGSAVQVFHVNDYPANPPRETMNDSHRVYPGDGVAPLSEIFRSMHQAGFRGVLSLELFNKEYWQQDPLVVAQTGLRKTKEAVLRAKLDQQTKAV
- a CDS encoding glycosyltransferase family 4 protein, with product MKRIALLFEFGSLNGGEHSMLAVLSQLHQRSFEFSAFCPADGLLHSQLAQLNIEHHPISFHNERGQRLSREELALQIVPILKSDTFDLLHANSLSMSRLTGALTEQIPVPCSGHLRDIIKLSKAAIRDLNQNQCLVAVSEATKKFHIAQGLQPEKVTVCYNGVNTNRFQPRPATGILKQELGLKNDDRLCLTIGQIGLRKGQDILARAATILAERGHQNLHFLLIGERHSQKQESIDFDQAVSTAFETPILQGRLHRLGYREDIDRLMNEADLLIHPAKQEPLGRVLLEALASGLPIVTTDVGGTREIVQHENSALLVAANDPIQLAKAVEQSLNDQDLLKNLAFAGRQRALELFTEEQASQQIEQFWHNSFRS